The Brassica oleracea var. oleracea cultivar TO1000 chromosome C6, BOL, whole genome shotgun sequence genomic interval TCTTTGGGATATTCTTCAGCAAAAGCATTCTTTAATTCATTATATTCAAGCTCGCTAAGTTAAAATATAAAACATATATTATAATAACATAATCAAAAAATCTAAATAAGTACTGTAACTGAATAACAAGTTTTAATGGTTTTTTGCAAATTTTATTAGGTTATAATGGTTTTTTTCTTAAAACCTAAAACGGATTATATATCGGGTAACAGGGGTCTAATTTAACACTGGTTACTTTTACTGGATTTCTAGATCAGACACCGGATATTAAAGTGAACCATTTGCATGATATATCATCAGACAAGAACTGATAGAAAAGTAATTTTCAAAATAAAATCAACATCTAAAAACTTGTCAAGACCAAAAAGTTAAAAGACAAAGAAACGAACTGCGCTCATCCCTCTAAGATAACTGGAAACCACACGTAGTTTTAAAACCAATACCACTCGTTGTCTCAACAGCTTCACCTCCATCATCATCAAACATAGACCAGGATCCTTTCTTAGAACCAGAGACTCTTTTCTCAGGTAGCCACTTGGCTAGCATGTATCTGGTAGTCCTCCATGGCGGTCTAGACATTCCTTCTTTCTTCATGGACTGTGTCATCTCACCAGAAACCAACGAAACAACTCTTTTGAGTCTCTCCTCTGTCGCCACAAACACTGTCGGAAGCATCTGAGTCACGTCTTTGTAACCTTTTGTCTGTTTGGCTAACTCAAACTGAGACTTGAAGTCAAGATCAACAATGAGACGTTTCATCTTGCTTCTGTCATCACCGCCGCGACCAGTCGCCACCATGACCTCAATGTACTCGTACTTCCTCTTGCACTTAAACATTCTGCTACATCCTGTGTAACATTTTCACAAAAGCAACAAATAAAAAAACTTGACCTTAGTACCAAAAAAAACTTGACCTAACTTTCCAAAATTAAAAGAAAAACTCTTCAACTTTTGCAAAGATCAAATCACATGAATACTTTTCTAAATTTTTATTTTTAAAGCCAAAATGATATTTTATTATTACCTTCACGGCGATCAAAAGAAGAATCCCACGAGGTTCCATAGATAGAAGCATTGTAACCATCAGATCTGAGCTTAGATACTATCCTTTTCATCACGTCTCTCTTCTCATCGTCTCCTTCGTATGATAATCTTCTTCTGATAAACGACTTTACCTTCTCTTCCATTTCCTTCTCCTTTTCTCCTTGCGTCCGAAGAATCTCCTGAATATATATTCAACAACTCTTTTTTAATTATTTTTATGTAATATATTTATATGTAATATAAGATATAATATTGTTATGAAGCAAAAACAGAAGTATGCATCGACAGATGGAAATAGACAAGAGACCTGAAGGGTTACTAGAGCAGTTGAAGACTTCTCCATATGATTGGGGACGGTGACCGGAGGAACGGTGACCGGAGGCTCAATATAATCCAGCACAAGCTTTTCCAGATCTTCTTTTCCCAAACTCCCCATAGTAACTATTCTCACCTGTCTCTTCCAATTCTTCTAGGTTTTCTTTTTCTTGGAAAAAGTTAGAGAGCAAAAAATGACTTACAAAATACAGTCTATATAAAAGTGTGTGACGTTTGACCAAAAAAAAAAAAAAAAAAGTGTGTGACGTGTGTTAAAATCTTATCATTATTGTTTGCCATATTATATGAATTGTTTAATATTAGCATTTCTATTATAAATGTTTGTTGTTAAAATAACACTTTCAATTATAAGAATTTCTAAAATAACATGCATCTGACAAGAAAAAACTAAATTAATCTACATATATATATATTAATCTTACTTTCATTTTTTAAATGTTAAACCCTAAACTTTAACACTAAACCCTAAACTCAATATATATATATATATATATATATATGTTTTTCATATTTAATAAAATTATATTATAAAAAAATTTCAATGTGTGCTTATTTTGTCAAAAACAAGATTTAATGCTATTTGAAAATGTTTCTCTAATTTTTAGTTATTAAAGAATTAAAGTAATTAAAATGGTTGAATTTTATAGTTTTCAAAGCATTTTCTAAAATACTTCTTAAAAGTTAAGTTCATAAAATTTTATTTTGGTTCAGTATAACTTAAGAAACATTGAGTGAGCTAGTCATCTTATCTAAAAACTAGTTATAAAATCTAATGATAAAAACTTGATAAATAGTTATGTAAAAATAAAAGTATTTATTGTTTAATAATTTATATTTTTTGTTATTTTTAATTTTTCATGTTTTTCTGCTCTATAATTATTTGTATTATTATTTCTGCAGAGGTTTACGATTTATTTTTAATCGTTTCGTGCGGTTCTGACTAGAGCCAAAAGTCGAACATCCCAAAAGCAAAAGAAACAGAATTAAAAAAACAAAAACAAATACAACATAAAACCTAGAAACAAGTTTCACCTAGGATCAAATTTCCCAATGTAAAAAAATCCACCAATGTAAAAGTATCATGTCAAACCATATACTACTATAACTACAATTCATTTCAAAAATCTTTCCCAACGGTTGTGTCATTTAAAACCCTATTAAGTTGGATTTTCAAGGACTGTATTTATTAAAATGTCATATCAGTAATAAAAACAGATACAGATTTGAAGAGCCCGAGATGATTTCTTCATCGTCCTTCTCTTTCTTTTTTTGTTTGGCTCTTGAGCACTCTCTCTGACTGTCCACACGTAGTTTTCAAACCAATAGCACTCGTTGTCTTAACAGCTTCACCTCCTTCACCATCATCAAACATAGACCAAGATCCTTTCTTAGAACCAGAGACTGTCAAACGGTTCTCAGGTAGCCACTTGGCTAGCATGTATCTCGTAGTCCTCCATGGAGGTCTAGACATTCCTTCTTTCTTCATGGACTCTTTCATCTCACCACAAATTAACGAAACAACTCTTTTGAGTCTCTCCTCTGTTGCCACAAACACTGTCGGAAGCATCTGAGTCACGTCTTTGTAACTTTCAGTCTGCTTCACTAACTCAAACTGAGACTTGAAATCAAGATCAATTATCAGACGTTCCTTGCTTCCGTCATCACCGTCCTGTTCACTTGCCACCATGACCTCAATGTACTCGTACTTTCTGGTACACCTAAACATTCTACTACATCCTGTGTAACATTTTCACAAAAGCAACAAATAAAAAAACTTGACCTTAGTACCAAAAAAAACTTGACCTAACTTTCCAAAATTAAAGGAAAAACTCTTCAACTTTGCAAAGATCAAATCAAATGATTACTTTTCTAAATGTTTATTCTTTAAACCAAAATGATATTTTATTATTACCTTTACGGCGATCAAAAGAAGAATCCCACGAGGTTCCATAGATAGAAGCATTGTAACCATCAGATCTGAGCTTAGATACTATCCTTTTCATCACGTCTCTCTTCTCATCGTCTCCTTCGTATGATAATTTTCTTCTCCTGATAAACGACTTAACCTTGTCTTCCATCTTCTTTTCCTTTTCTCCTTTCGTCTCAAGAATCTCCTGTAAATATTTATATGTAATATAAGATGTAATATTTTTGTGAACCAAAAAGGAAAAGTATGCATTGACCGATGAAAAATAGATAAGAGACCTGAAGGGTTACTAGAGCAGTTGAAGACTTCTCCATATGATCGGGGACGATGATCGAAGACTCAATATAGTCGAGCACAAGCTTTTCTAGATCTTCTTCTCCCAAACTCCCCATAGTAACTATTCTCACCTGTCTCTTCCAATTCTTCTAGGTTTTCTTTGTCTTGGAAAAAGTTAGAGAGCAAGAAATGACTTGCAATAGAGTCTCTATATATGTGTCGAAGTGTGTGACGTGTGAATCATTATTGTTTGCCATATTATATGCATTGTTTAATTTTAGTTCTCTTATAAATTGTTTGTTGTTGATGCTTTAATTTCTGAACGTGAGTTGAGTGGTGACTTTTCCTTTTTCGAATATCTTCGAAGTACAATAATTTTTCTTTTCAAGTTACAAATACGCAACGGTTGAAAAAGTCGGTTCATGTCATTTTCTACTTGTCGTCTATAGCACATATTTGATGAATGATACGTGGATGTTTTAGATAAAACTTTGTAACTTGAGATAATGTTTTTTGTCTTGATTTTTATAAGAAACGTTGGTTTAAATAAACAAAACTAATTCTTCATCTTAGTATAGCTAACACGAACTTAAACAGATTAGCAAGCTGAGGCAGTAGCATTGCCTATGGGCGATGGCTGTGGTGGAGATGAGAAAGCTCAGATATACAAAAGTCACTTTTGAAAAAGGCCTATATGATCATTTATCAAGCTCAATCATGAACACTGTGTGATGCATCGATATATATCTATCCCAAAGATATCATTTCACTATCATCTACTTATAAATATAGTTTTCTTCATCTACCTCGCAACAAACTTTTTGATGTGGATAAAATTACAAATTATGCTATGCTACCAACTGTATGCTACATAATGGAAAGCATGTAAAAAAGTGGAGTGATATGTAAAATATATTCTAATGAAATATTTGGCCGAGAAAGAAATAGTTTAGCATCTTATATTTTTGCTTAAAAAGATGAAGGTTGATTTTCAAAAGGTAAATGGTGACAAAAAAATTGCAACTTTCTTTGGTGTTGGTGATATTCTTTTGAGTAGCTTAATGGGTTTACTTAACTTAGTCAATAAACTAGAAAAATAGTTATTTTTTGGAAGTTACAATGTCATGATAGAATGTTTAAAGAGGTTTATTTAGCAAAAACTTAACTTAATATCGTTTTCGGAAAAGATGATTATATTTATTAAAATGGGGTTTACTATTAGTATCAGTAACGAGATGGTGAGAAATCTACAAAATGTTAAAATATCCTCAAAATCGATAATTCTGAATTCAATTGAAAGAATAATATGTAGTAGAGACACTCAAAGATTCTGACTGTAATGTTATATTAAATTGTTTGAAAGTGACCTTGCGAATAAGGATGTCGGTGACCTATACCGAAAGTCGTATAATGGTGCTGCACAAAATTAAGTGAATAATTGTTAGCGGTGCTAAAAAGATTCATTAGTTAATTTCGAATGGTGATGCAATGGTTAGATAAATAAGTTATGATAGTGTAACAAAGATTAGGTGAAGAGTTGGACACAGCATTACAATATGGATATTAGGTTTTACTGGAGGTTGAAGACTATTTGTTTGTTAATCTTTGGTTTGAGAAAAAGCTTGGAAGTTTCAAGTAAATACTATCTAATGTATAAGTATGTCTAAATTTAATTAGTATAAAACTTTTTAAAAAGAATCCAGAAACAAAGTCATTTAGATTCTGCGTTTCAACCCTAAAGCTAGTAATATCATACTAATCGCCATTTGTCTTTACTCTTCACCATAAATGAAGTTGGGGTTTAATGGAAAAACGAAACTTAAATTAATTAATAACCATCCATCACTCTCAACTCTATATTCGAAGTTGGGTTTAATGGAACTAATGTGGACTACTCTTTTGTTGGGGGATTATTTCCAACAGGGACGGTATTTCCATCAGGAAGAATATAACTGTTTTCTTGCTCAAATACATGAAGACTAACCCCAACAGCGGTGATTTTGACGAGCAAAAGGAGTCGCATCATCATTTTAGCTGCCGGTATTTTCAACAGCGACAAGAACAACGCTGGGAATCTTTGTAAAAGGTGTCTGCAGCGACAATCCCATCCATTCTCCACCATTTTTTCTGCCTAGTTTGTTGTTTAATTATTGATGGCCAAAATTGATCGCAGCGACACTGCTCTGAACAAGGCCTGTATAGCATAAGAATGTTTGCTGAAATGTGATTATGATATGTTTCAGATTTTTCATGGACTTCGAAGAAGCAGAAATGATATCAAGATCAAGTAGCCATATAGTGCGAAGGAGAACAAAAGAGTTAGTTTATATAAGATTCTTCCTGATGGTATATAAAAAAAAATCTCATATGGAGTATAGAAGAACCAAGTACATGCGTGTGAGACCATCATTTTGGAGAGACATGAAAGAAGAAGATTGTGATCAGGTTCTTCGTATCTTTCGTACACATGACGAGGTTAGCCAGTGATCGTCCAATCTTGGGTCTGTTTGTGTATTATTCGTGGTACAGTTTAATTGGATTGTTCTCGTACAAAATTATTGCTAAATTCTAATCACGAAAATGTTAAAATGAGGAAGTTTTCAAAAGAATAGATTAAATTATTTTTGCAAAATTGTACTAACAGCCTAAGAAATCTAATCTATTAAAATTGGAATACAAATTGAAATTAAACCTCGGTTTTCCTTAAATATTACAAGTCTATACCACTAGCTTAAACCATATTTAACACTTAAATCAAACCATTTAGATCTAAAATAACTAACCAAACCGTACATAGTAGTTAACCAAACAAACATCAATTCAATAACATTACTAAAACCAGAATTAATTAAAAATTTTAACCATTCATCACCTCTTCCTATAAGCAATCCAAACTCTTATAAATTTAGAATCATACCAAAAATACAATGGCATCTTCTTATCCTACACTGATCCACTATAAAATTATAACCTTGGCATACATAAACCACATAATTATCATATATTCAGTCAATAAAAATTCAACAAAAAACATATTATTAGTTCATTACTCTCCGGATAAGAAAAAACATTTTTTATCATTTGAATACTTTTTCCATGGATAACTCCAATTATTATTATATATTGAACCATTTGATCAATATCAACCAACAAACATTTTCTATATCACAAGCATTTGGTTAATATCGACCAACAAACCTTCTCACGATACAATTTTTTAAAATATAATAATATATAATTAGTTATATGGTAAATATTAAAAAATATATTTACTAATTATAAAAATAAATAATTCTTTCAAAAAAAATAAAAATAAACATTCATACAGGCGTTCAGGTCAAAGTCTACTACAGTTTAATTGGATTGTTCTCCTTATCAGCTGTACTAAAAAAATTCATAAAAGACAGATTTCATCTGAGTGAACGACACTTTTAACGCAAATATTTTCCTAAAAAGTTCATTACATTAATTTGCACTGATTTGTTACCACTTATATAAAATTATATTTTTTATATTTACTCTATTTACTGTTTATACATAGTAGAATATATACTTAGTATTACTGTAGGGGTTTGATTGGTATTAGAGAGTAATATGGGGTAAAAAAGAAATAGAAAATAGCTGAAAGAAATAAAAAAAAAAAGAAAATGGAACAAATAGTTTTACTCCAGCTAAATTCTAAGTAAAATTGCGTGTAAATTTTTTTTTTTGTTCTAGAATAGTAATTAGAGTAAATTGGTGAAAATAATATTTCACTTGACTGGTATTTTCGGTGGAATTTGGAGTGATGAAATTTTTAGAGTAAACATTAAACATTTACTCTGTGGGTGTGAATGAAAAGCAGGTATAGTGATAACTTTTCTAGCCATAATTAATTTTTGAGAAAATAGAAAAAAGAAATACTTTCAATTTAGGTTTGTCTCAATAGGATTTTTAAAAAATTATTTAGAAAAATAGAATTTAGATTCTTATTAATATTATAATATCCTTAAAATTAACCAATTAATATGAATTAATAATAATATTTAATATTAAAAAGTAAAAACAAAAGAAAAAATAGATAAAAAATACATGGTACAATAAAAAAAGACAAAGACATCCGCTTAACCTATCTTTTTCTCCGCTGATCCCCTTTCTCTTCAATGGTGATTTCTTGTTATTCTTCACAGGGTTAAGTGTTCATCGTCTATGTTCTCTCTATTTTCGTCTCTGCTTCTTTTCTTCTGTTTCTTCTTCTCTTTATTGGTTATAAGATGTTTAGCCAGACAATGAATCATAGAAGATGTTGAAGTATTTTATTCAATTACGGAAATTACAATTTTTCCGTAATTAAAAATGTCTCTTTTAAGGGTATTTTATTAAAAATTAAAAATGTTTTTTTTCAATTCTCTCTTAATTTTTCGCTCAGTTGCACTTATTTTTGTCAATCAGATGAAAATAACTCTTATCTCTCTTACGCTTGATACTGTTTTAATAGAGATATATACTTCACTTTATTTTCTCACTGTTTTGGAAGTGAAAAACAAACTACACTAGACTTTTCTTTTTTCTTAACTTTATTACTCCACTACTTTTTCCTAATTACTCTATTTGACTTATGGCTCAGTTACTCTATAATTAACCAGTCATACCCTATCTTGACCATACAAGCGCATCCTATGTTTAGCTAAAATAACTGTTCTTTCTTTCCCACTTTTTCATCTACTCTCATTTCTACTTTTTGTATTTTTTTCATTTTACTCCAAATATTACCAATCACATTTCGTGTATGATTGGATGACACAATGGACGTTAATAAATTGAAGTAACAAAATATTCAGCGAAGTTATGAAGTTTTTGTCCAAACAGGATAATTGTTTATTCAGCCTATTTACGTTAAGGAAGGAAAAAAGAAGAGTAAAAGAAGGGCAATGCATTTCTCTAGATCAAGTGAGAAAAAAAATTTAGATTAAGTGAGAAAAAAAATTTTACTCTCGATTTCATTTTATTTTTCTCTTTTTTTCATCTTTTTTTCCTCACACTTTTACTCCAGCTAATGCCAGTCACACCCTTCATATAAGAAAATGTTACGTACTTTCCTGAAAATATTTGTTTTTGGTGGAGTTTTAGAATATGTTACTCTCCATGAATAAAATATGTTTTACTGAATAAATTCTGACGTAAAAAGGTAAAAATGCCCGATTTTGGTATAGAATAAGAAAAGAGAAAAACATAAAAATAGAGCTAATCGAGTAAAGAAAAGATCTTTGTAGCTCGGCTGCTGCTGCACTGCTCGTTGGATTTCTCAACCTGCCAAATGATGTAAGTGAAACTGACACAACTCTCTGTCTCATTTCTGGAAGCATTCTGATTTCTTGCCACACATGGCACTATTTTTTTCTTTTTGAAAAAAATATAAATTTATTCAAACAAAAAAACTGTTTTACAGAAGACTGCAACTTTTCCTGCTACATTCCCTCAAAACAATTTCAAAGATAATTATAAAACTCCATTATCTACTACCAAACCAAACCTCCATAGTTTTCCCGTACTTCCCAACCTTCTTCACACATGGCACTATTTCACATTAAACCCCTTCTTTATCTATATATTTATATAACATTCCACAATTTCTCTAACTGTATTCTTACATCCAAATTTTGGGTATTATTAACTATTAAAAATTATATTATTACGACACTATTTGGGAAATTCTTCGTTAGACATTTTGTGATTTATGCTTTGACTTCTATATCTAATTTCCTAGTAATTTCTAACCAATTTTCACTATTACATCAGATTATGTATTTTGGTATAAGCGAATGTGATGGGTTAAGTTTTTGAATTTTTATTAAAGTCAATAACACGATTCTATCTTCGAGAAATATTCGTCTGGTGGTAATATTCTATTAAAAATGTCATATCAGTAATAAAAACAGTCAAAGAATTGAGGAGCTCGAGACTATTTCTTCATCATACTTCTCTCTCTCTCTCTCTCTTGCTTGGCTGATAAGCAGTCTCTGACTATCCGTTTCAAATCGAATTTTCTATTCATTTATATAACTAGATCCTCTCTGTTGCTTCCCTATCTTTTCATCGTAAGTGCCTCCTCTCTTTAGTTACTATTCATTTAAATGATGAATTTAATTTTGTAGTAGCATACAATGCATTCTCTCTTTGTTAATTACTTATCTTACTTATGATTTTGGTAAATGTGAGTTTAGTCGAAGTTTCTTTCAATATCTCGGGGATTAACTCGAAAGACTAAAGCGTGAAGAAATAGATAAGACAAAAGAAGATTACATACGAATATAGAGTTGAGAGTGATGGATGGTTATTAATTAATCTAAGTTTCGTTTTTATATCATTGATATCGGTTATCATTGATATCGGTTTGATTCGCCTCATCATTCTTATTAATTAGGATATGACTCTGATTTAGATATATATTGGAAAGCTACCAATTGGCTACATTCTTTAATAATTGACGTAGTGCATATAACATATTCAAGCAAAATAAAAAAAATTCATCCCAACTTCATGAAAGCCTGTGGTGGAGTCTAGAGGGTTGAGCATTTACATCAATTATTGATTTAATTGTCTGAACATAAAGTTCAGCCAGACATTTGTCAAAGCGAATATTTATTTCTCTTTTATTTTTTCTAACCAAATATTTTGATGTGATCCAACTCAGTTTTACTATGGTATATCATTTCTTTATTTACCCATTGTTTCATTAAAATCGTATTTTCGTTTATAAACCTTTAATGATGAAATAATATTACATAACAGAGTCTTAAATTAAACCATAAAAACAGTGACCAATTCCGACTTATAGAAGACGCTAGTGTTGATGGTGACCATTAATAGCATTAATCACACGATTTATCTGAATGTTTTACATTATTGCTTAAAAAAGTCTCCACGCAATTTAAACTAATGAAGACGCGTTCGAATATTTATGACAATAATTTTAAAACCAAACATGGCATTTCTATAAAAGATAAACCTCTTCCTTTTGTAATGGTGAAAAAATCGTGTGTTCTTAACGTTAATTATGTTATATATTATGACAAAAATTATAATTAGCAAAAACAAGAAACACATAGATGCTAATTATAAAAAAAAAACACATCTAATACTCCATTATGTTGTCGTTTTATTTCTCATCTCATGTCATTCAAATTTTAGGGCAGAATATATATAAAAGCTTTTTATTAACACTATAATAGAATCTTAGACTAGAGAAACACATAGATGCTAATCATTCAAATCTTTCAAAGAAAATCAAGAAAAGGTAGTCGAGTCCTCTAATCAGTATTATCCCACATAATCAAATATTTTGAACCATATAAAAGCTAACATTAGATACTAAAATGGACATTTAAAATGAAGACAAAACATATTATACTTTTCTTTATATAGGCTATTGATACAAGTAGAAATGCAATACAGCATCAGAAAAAACCTGATACAACAAGCCCCACTTCACTTCCTTAATTTTGTTGAACATCCCCGAAAGAAAGGAACAATCATATGAAGCAACAAACAGAAATACAACTAATGTTTTACCCGCAACAAACAGAAATACAACTAATGTTTTACCCGCAAAAAAAAACACATCTAATGCTCAAAATCCGACCTCAACTCTTTTTTAATTTTATAGAAATTGATAAACAAAAAAAAAACTTGGCGCAATCCTCTCAGAAAATAGGAAAACAACACTTAGTTTTCAAACCAATGCCACCACGACTCGTTGTCCCAACATCTTCACCTCCTTGACCATCATCAAACAAAGACCAAGACC includes:
- the LOC106298170 gene encoding uncharacterized protein LOC106298170 is translated as MGSLGKEDLEKLVLDYIEPPVTVPPVTVPNHMEKSSTALVTLQEILRTQGEKEKEMEEKVKSFIRRRLSYEGDDEKRDVMKRIVSKLRSDGYNASIYGTSWDSSFDRREGCSRMFKCKRKYEYIEVMVATGRGGDDRSKMKRLIVDLDFKSQFELAKQTKGYKDVTQMLPTVFVATEERLKRVVSLVSGEMTQSMKKEGMSRPPWRTTRYMLAKWLPEKRVSGSKKGSWSMFDDDGGEAVETTSGIGFKTTCGFQLS
- the LOC106298171 gene encoding uncharacterized protein LOC106298171, producing the protein MGSLGEEDLEKLVLDYIESSIIVPDHMEKSSTALVTLQEILETKGEKEKKMEDKVKSFIRRRKLSYEGDDEKRDVMKRIVSKLRSDGYNASIYGTSWDSSFDRRKGCSRMFRCTRKYEYIEVMVASEQDGDDGSKERLIIDLDFKSQFELVKQTESYKDVTQMLPTVFVATEERLKRVVSLICGEMKESMKKEGMSRPPWRTTRYMLAKWLPENRLTVSGSKKGSWSMFDDGEGGEAVKTTSAIGLKTTCGQSERVLKSQTKKEREGR